In Myxococcus guangdongensis, the sequence TGCCTAGGCATCAGCGCGTCGAGAGGCAACGCCCCCCTCGCGAATTGCTTGGCAAGCATTAACGCAACAGGCCGACTCCAGGCTCCCCGTACGGAAGAACCGACGTCGCCCCGAATCGGGTCTTGCAACTCGCGAGGCGCTTCCCACACCTGTCCTGGGCCGGGTCTGCCGTCGGCGTGTCGTCCGCCTTCGCCACGGGCGGGCCCTCGTAGCCGCACCCGCGCCCAGGTGCTACCAGCCGCAAGTCAGCCCATGGGCCACGCACCAGCCGCGATCACCACGAGGCCATCCGGCTCGCGAGGTAAGCCCGTCTGCGGACACTCAAAGGCTGCTGTGGCAACTTCCCGGGGCAAATCCGACAAGGCGGCGAGCAGCATCCAAGATCTCCGGAAGGAGGCGGATGAGGTGCGCCCCCTTCCGGCTATCGCCCATTGAATGGACTCGTCCCGAGTCCGTATTGTTGGGACTCGGACTGGCGTTATTGTCTCTCGCTCAATTGGCTTGTATTGGGTCCGTGCAGGGGCCACCGGAACCGCTGAAGCAACTCGCCTGGGTGCAAGTACCCGTGCAACCCTCCCCGCAATCGAAATCAGAGCAGAACACTCCATCATAGACACAGCCATGGCTCGAACAAGCACGCCCTGTGCAACTCCGCGTGCAGGTTGTGCTGAGGGAGTGAACCTGCCCTGTGTCATCGACCACCGTAACCTTACCAGTCGATACCTGCTTCTCGCTGGAGAGCAGCACAGTCGTAGCTTCGCCTTTCTGCACGATCCGAGTGCCAGGCCGTGTCATCAACTCCTTGACCTCTGGCGGCGACACGTCCCTCTTCTCGCATGTCGCCGTTTGCGGAGCCTGCGTTGATGTCGCGGACTCCTCAGCACCAGCCGAGACACCAAGAAACAGCACTGCGAGAATCACTGATCTCGAAATCATCGACACGCCTCCTGTAAGTCCCGGATCAAAGCAATCAAGAATAAGCAGACTATAGAGGGCATACCGTCTTCCGCCAAATCGACTTGAGCCCCTTGGGGGCTTTCCGCCCTCAACGTAGCAATCCAACACCCGGGAAGCCTCCGTAGGGCAAGACTGCTGTTGCTCCGAACCGCACCTTGCAGCTCGCGAGGCGCTTCCCGCATCTGTCCTGGACCGGGTCCACCGTCGACGTGTCGTCGGACTTCGCCACTGGCGGACCTGCGTACCCACACCCCTCACCGCGGTACTGCCACCCGCACATCTGGGTGATGACGCGCAGGGGGATTCGCACACCCTCGAGGTCGCACTTGGCCGCGAGGGTGAACTCGAGGAGGTGCTTGTTCTCCGTCGTCTTCGCGTCCACCGCGAACTCGTCATCGGGGAATCCCTCGGAGGGGCTCGCGGTGGGGTTGACGCCGCCGGGGAAGTTCACCGCGTCCAGGTAGCGCGCGAAGGTGCGCTTGCGGATGACGCGCGCGCCGAGCAGGTCGTTCGTGTCGCGCGCCAGGGCCCCCAGAGTGCCGAGGAGGTTGGCCATGGTGAGGGTCGGCCGGGGCAGGCGCCCGGTGCCCGACTTCTCGAAGCCACGGGCCTGCACGGGCCAGGGCTGGTACGACGCCCCCTGCCACACCACGGGCCCGCCCAGGCCGTTGGTGCCCGCGTGGAAGTAGCTGATGCCGCCCCCTGGGAGTCCGCTCGCGTCCAGGATGAAGAGTTCCACCAGGGCGCCGGGCGCCAGCTTCTGGATGTCCTCGGCGATGCTCACCGGCAGCCCCGGGAGCTCGGCGTCGAAGCCAGGGCAGCAGCGAGAAGGAGTCCCACGACAGGGGCAAGGAGGTTCATGCCCCCTGTCTTCATTGCAGACGGGGACTGCGTCCGCTCACCCCACCTGCGAAAGCTGCGCGTCTGCGGCCGGGCGAGCAGCAGCCAGCGCCGCGTCGGCAGCCCGACGGGTGTTCGCCTCGATGGCCACGTTGCACAGCGCCGACTGCGCCTGGAGCTGGAGCGCGAAGGCGCGACTTCGCGCCATGGACACGCCAATGATGGCCAGGACGACTCCTCCAACCACAGCCAGGATGGGCCCCGAATCCTTCCCGCCGGTGACGAATCCAATGAGTGCGCCGAAGGCGAAACCAGCGAAGGCACTGCGCACGACGAGTCCCTTCGCTTGTGCGTAGAGTGCCTCGGCGTGCGCCTGGATGATGTTCGGGTCGTACTGGACAGCCATGGACTTCCCCCAAGGGTTGAGCGCTGCTCTCGCAGGCCGGCGCGGACCCTCTCATTACGAGGAGCGCCAGGTAAGAGAGGCAACCACCACCCACCCGGGGCGGGGAATACCACCTGAGAGGTATTCCGCATGGGCAGCCTCTACCCAGCCACCTCATGGAACTCGGTGCTGACGTCGTGCGCGTTGAAGCCCTTCACGGTGGTGGACCAGGACTCGCAGACGACGCGGAGCACGCGCGCTCCCGCGCCGGAGAAGGTGAGCGCCGCGCCTGCCGTTGGGGGAACGGAGAAGGTGACGAGCCCCGAGGAGGAGAGCACGTAGTCCGCCCCGGCGGCGAGCGGCGCCCCGTCCAGGAAGAGGACCAGAGGGACACCCCACCCCGTCGCCGGCACGAGTTCCGCAGCACCAGGCGCGAGCGGCCGCTCGAGCAGGAACTGCGTGCGCGCCCCGTCCCCCGTGCCGAAGCGGAACCCGGTGACAGCCCATGCGCTCGTGGGCGCGGCGAACTCGAAGGGCAGCGCTCCTCGGTGGGCGATGAGGAACGCATCGATGGCGTCGGCCTCCGCCTTCCTCCGAGTGTTGAACTGGATCGCCCAGCGCTGGAGGATGGCACGAAGGCCGTCCTCCGCGCGCTGGGCGTATCCGTCACCGAACTGGGCCTTCAGGATGCGGGGCTGTGCCTGCTGCTGCGCGCCGTAGTCTGGCGTGAAAGGGAAGCGCTCCATAATGGACATTAAGGAGCCGTCTGAGGACGCCCTCCGCATTGCTCCTCTGGATTTACTCGTCCAGAGACCATGACGGCAAGTGGCGAAGCCACAGCGCTTGCATCATCCGAGCAAGAGGTGGGGCACCTACGGAAACACCCAGCCGTCGAGTCACCGCGGGCAGAGAGGCGGCAACTGACTAACGGTGCTAGCGACTCGGCCGATAATGACAAGACCTTGTGCTACCGAATGACGCAACACACCGGAAATGGAGTCCTTCTTGGAAATAAGGAGAGTAGTCGTGCTGTCGATCTCAGCAGCAAGCCGGGCAACTGCTGAAAAAATATCCTCGAAGTCACTCCCAGAAGTGACGACAGGCAGAATGGCGTTCAGGCGGATGGCATCCAGATGGGCTGACAGCAGACTACTGAGCGCCTCCTCAGGCAAGACAGGGCGTCCTTCATTGATCGCATTCAAAGAAAGCTCGAAAGCCGCACCCGCACTGTCAACAACCCTTGTCATTGCCGCAATGGCCAAGCCATCTCCTGAGGTCCGATTCACACAGGACTGAGCCTTTGCGACAGAAGGGGCCACAACCAGGGAGAGGGCAAAGAGTGCAGCGGGAAGCCAGTGCATACCGTTTTTCATGGAATCATCCTCCACGGGAAACCAGGACATGCTACACGTCCTCCGGCGACTGTTTGGCATGGCTCCACCAACACGCAAGTCACGCAAACCGTCGGTTCCCCTCACTGGGTGAATCCAGATCCGGAGAACTCAGGCATTATGAATGTCACGGGGACTGGTGTGAACTGTACTTTCGTCCACCCCACTACACACGCACAAATGAGTCCAGGCTGCAATTCACCGCGGACGAGACTGAATCAACTCAAGCCGAAACGGCAATTGCCCCGCAGTTGGCCCCGCATGCACTGGCAGCGCTAATTCTCTTGGAGTGGGGGGGCGGCCTGGCTCTATGCGACGCCATCGCTCTCGCGGCCACTCAGCATGCCACTAACAACTCCTAACAAATACCAGGGTAGCGGCGTCGTAGGCGCATGGCGCAGCCGCCGAGGACGAGAAAGCCGAAGTGGACATCATCCGCACTCGTCACGGATGCGAAGGTGGCGCAGATGGTTCTTCCAAGCCAGCGTGCGCTCCTCAACCCAGCGGTAGCATCCGAGCCTTTCCTTGGACTCAACGCCAGGACGCGCGACGCAGGGGCAATGCTTCGCAAGAGAATCCCACTCCTGTTCTACCTGGAGGCGTAGGTCTTGTCGGCGTGGAGTTTCCCAGGCGAAGGTGCTGCCCCGAAGGCATCCGCACTGCGGGCACGGAGTCTACGAGAGGGAAGAGTTCGTGCGTGTCGTGGAAGTTGGCGGCTGTCACCGACTCGGTCAAAGGAGCGCCGTGGGCTTCTACGGAAAGATGCTGCTTGCTACCCGCCTTCGTTCTAGCCGTTGGGCTTGGCC encodes:
- a CDS encoding phage tail protein translates to MERFPFTPDYGAQQQAQPRILKAQFGDGYAQRAEDGLRAILQRWAIQFNTRRKAEADAIDAFLIAHRGALPFEFAAPTSAWAVTGFRFGTGDGARTQFLLERPLAPGAAELVPATGWGVPLVLFLDGAPLAAGADYVLSSSGLVTFSVPPTAGAALTFSGAGARVLRVVCESWSTTVKGFNAHDVSTEFHEVAG
- a CDS encoding phage minor tail protein L, with amino-acid sequence MSIAEDIQKLAPGALVELFILDASGLPGGGISYFHAGTNGLGGPVVWQGASYQPWPVQARGFEKSGTGRLPRPTLTMANLLGTLGALARDTNDLLGARVIRKRTFARYLDAVNFPGGVNPTASPSEGFPDDEFAVDAKTTENKHLLEFTLAAKCDLEGVRIPLRVITQMCGWQYRGEGCGYAGPPVAKSDDTSTVDPVQDRCGKRLASCKVRFGATAVLPYGGFPGVGLLR
- a CDS encoding phage minor tail protein L, producing the protein MRGPWADLRLVAPGRGCGYEGPPVAKADDTPTADPAQDRCGKRLASCKTRFGATSVLPYGEPGVGLLR